Proteins encoded together in one Orrella marina window:
- a CDS encoding gamma-glutamylcyclotransferase → MSMLETRLTDRYALPVAPDASQMRYLTEQEREISMKQAISHWQGDQDIWVYGYGSLIWNPEFEYAEKRIGTLRGHHRALCLWSRVNRGTPQEPGLVFGLDRGGSCRGMAFRIQARDVLDMLPNLWRREMSTGAYLPRWLRCDTEHGHVKALAFVIDRTSPGYVKEPPCDHAIEIIHRASGSYGPCVDYVLQTHQALSAAGIHDARLHQIAQQLRTRTGG, encoded by the coding sequence ATGTCCATGCTGGAGACCCGACTGACCGACCGTTATGCACTGCCTGTTGCCCCCGATGCGAGTCAGATGCGCTATCTGACCGAGCAAGAGAGGGAGATATCGATGAAACAGGCCATCAGCCATTGGCAGGGTGATCAGGATATCTGGGTCTACGGGTATGGTTCCCTGATCTGGAACCCAGAGTTTGAGTACGCGGAGAAGCGGATCGGGACACTGAGGGGACACCACCGTGCGCTCTGCCTCTGGTCACGGGTCAACCGGGGCACACCACAAGAACCTGGACTGGTGTTTGGACTGGATCGAGGCGGCTCTTGCCGCGGCATGGCGTTCAGGATTCAGGCCCGTGATGTTCTGGACATGCTGCCAAATCTATGGCGTCGAGAAATGTCCACCGGTGCGTACCTGCCACGCTGGCTCAGATGCGACACAGAGCATGGGCACGTCAAAGCACTCGCATTTGTCATCGATCGCACAAGCCCCGGATACGTCAAGGAACCGCCCTGCGATCACGCCATCGAGATCATCCATCGCGCAAGCGGAAGTTACGGCCCCTGTGTTGACTATGTGCTGCAGACACATCAGGCACTGAGTGCAGCCGGCATTCATGACGCGAGACTCCATCAGATTGCCCAGCAATTACGCACGCGTACAGGTGGGTGA
- a CDS encoding flavin reductase family protein, whose translation MSARSPDFTSIAFRQALGRFPTGVTVVTACMPGEDPVGLTVSSFNSVSLDPPLVFWSLSLGSSSKSVFERCERYIIHVLSAEQFDIASRFASGTREQRFEGVPLVRTAGGQLRLDLECAAWFECYNRHRFVEGDHLMLLGEVEHCEHSPALPLIYHAGGYDLTPARQ comes from the coding sequence ATGAGTGCACGCAGTCCCGATTTCACATCCATAGCGTTCCGACAAGCGTTAGGCCGGTTTCCGACTGGCGTCACCGTCGTCACAGCATGCATGCCAGGCGAAGACCCAGTGGGTCTGACAGTCAGTTCGTTTAACTCGGTCTCGCTTGATCCGCCACTCGTCTTCTGGAGCCTCTCCCTTGGTTCCTCAAGCAAGTCTGTATTCGAGCGTTGCGAACGCTACATTATTCATGTGCTTTCGGCAGAGCAATTCGATATTGCAAGCCGATTTGCCTCGGGTACACGTGAGCAGCGTTTTGAAGGCGTTCCACTGGTGCGCACCGCAGGTGGTCAGCTTCGTCTGGATTTGGAGTGTGCGGCATGGTTCGAGTGCTACAACCGGCATCGGTTTGTCGAGGGTGACCACCTGATGCTTCTGGGCGAAGTGGAACATTGCGAACACTCCCCTGCGTTACCTCTGATTTACCACGCCGGCGGTTATGATCTCACGCCGGCTCGTCAATAA
- the pdxH gene encoding pyridoxamine 5'-phosphate oxidase has product MMSVANIRQNYEKGELLESQARSSPFDQFELWLKQAIELPVAEPTAMALATVGADSRPSSRIVLLKGMETDGFVFYTNYESRKGQELAHQPWATLLFFWQPLERQVRIEGKISKVDPSVSDAYYASRPLGSRIGAWASNQSQPVKIEALQARAREIEAEYGENPPRPPHWGGYCLTPSYFEFWQGRPSRLHDRLTYSLASDGNWTLERLSP; this is encoded by the coding sequence ATCATGTCAGTTGCAAACATCAGGCAAAATTACGAGAAAGGTGAGCTGCTGGAGTCTCAAGCCCGGTCATCTCCATTCGACCAGTTCGAGCTCTGGCTCAAGCAAGCAATCGAGCTGCCCGTAGCCGAGCCAACCGCCATGGCGCTTGCCACGGTCGGCGCCGACTCACGCCCTTCCTCTCGAATCGTGTTGTTAAAGGGCATGGAAACTGACGGATTTGTTTTCTATACCAACTATGAATCACGCAAGGGTCAGGAACTTGCACACCAGCCTTGGGCCACTCTGCTGTTTTTCTGGCAGCCACTCGAACGCCAGGTAAGGATCGAAGGGAAAATCAGTAAAGTTGATCCAAGCGTCTCTGATGCTTATTACGCGAGCCGCCCGCTCGGTTCAAGGATAGGTGCCTGGGCCTCAAATCAGAGCCAGCCTGTCAAGATCGAAGCGCTGCAAGCCAGAGCCAGGGAGATCGAGGCTGAATATGGAGAGAACCCTCCGCGCCCGCCACACTGGGGCGGTTACTGCCTCACGCCCAGCTACTTCGAGTTCTGGCAAGGCCGACCTTCGCGCCTGCACGATCGCCTCACCTATTCGCTTGCCAGTGATGGCAACTGGACACTAGAACGCCTTTCTCCTTGA